A window of Gadus chalcogrammus isolate NIFS_2021 chromosome 16, NIFS_Gcha_1.0, whole genome shotgun sequence contains these coding sequences:
- the LOC130405324 gene encoding zinc finger protein ZFP2-like, producing the protein MVLSSIQEENAAMRTFSSQSSLIIKLSLETTLSVLGQTWREATPPLWQSQASSVVDSMVEQAVRKLCEVFWELYSTLLDHNLPDQNQLEQYRNQLLQAQLDQNQLDPDRSPDQDPDLTPDQTLDQGPGQTLDQGPDQTLDQNTDQTVDQTLDQDIDQTLDQTVEHDSDQTLDQEPGGAPRPPFGLIIRDTPEDTVEGASQGVGGAREEAEERKEQERERRRQRYRLNGQRRLPLKKENPLCREEVSLPSARLHADVKRFMCEVCGRGFSRSRSLQEHQTVHTGARAHPCPTCGKRFGTASNLRAHSRTHSAQRPFPCPLCGKSFRSKVGLAQHGPVHSGAKPFVCPTCGLAFGLKYNLLRHQRLHSSEKAYRCSDCGESFSGAWGLKKHSLVHGATMPFMCDLCGKTFFYNCQLLKHQQVAHRSPAGGGGGGGGGGTRRRRAGAAAGGGFSCPVCVKSFSSAGSLKTHQKSHDAHKEFSCSVCERSFHLKHQYLYHLRQHSGERPHACSECPRAFYLRSQLLLHRRLHSGERPHACLSCGKSFRTPQNYQRHLRVHTGERPYECSVCGRRFRQSNQLKSHMQTHTGVKLYPCGRCSRGFSDSRQLKKHSCPDQGPNKDSGTSLGT; encoded by the exons ATGGTTCTATCTAGTATACAAGAGGAGAATGCGGCCATGCGGACCTTCTCCTCGCAGTCCTCTCTGATTATTAAACTATCTCTGGAGACCACCTTGTCCGTCCTGGGGCAAACCTGGCGAGAGGCAACGCCCCCTCTCTGGCAG TCGCAGGCTAGCAGTGTGGTGGACTCCATGGTGGAGCAGGCGGTCAGGAAGCTGTGTGAGGTGTTCTGGGAGCTGTACTCCACCCTGCTGGACCACAACCTGCCGGACCAGAACCAGCTGGAACAATACAGGAACCAGCTCCTCCAAGCCCAGCTGGACCAGAATCAGCTAGACCCAGACCGGAGCCCAGACCAAGACCCAGACCTGACCCCAGACCAGACTTTAGACCAGGGCCCCGGCCAGACTCTAGACCAGGGCCCAGACCAGACTCTAGACCAGAACACAGACCAGACTGTAGACCAGACTCTAGACCAGGACATAGACCAGACTCTAGACCAGACTGTAGAGCATGACTCAGACCAGACTCTAGACCAGGAGCCAGGGGGGGCCCCAAGACCCCCATTCGGTCTGATCATCAGAGATACTCCTGAAGACACAGTAGAAG GAGCGAGCCAGGGTGTTGGAGGAGCGagggaggaagcggaggagaggaaggagcaggagagggagaggaggaggcaacGCTACAGGCTCAACGGCCAGCGGAGGCTGCCCCTGAAGAAGGAGAACCCCCTGTGCCGCGAGGAGGTCTCCCTGCCCTCCGCCCGGCTCCACGCTGACGTCAAGCGCTTCATGTGCGAGGTGTGTGGCCGGGGCTTCTCGCGGAGCAGGAGCCTCCAGGAGCACCAGACGGTGCACACGGGGGCCAGGGCCCACCCCTGCCCCACCTGCGGGAAGCGCTTCGGCACCGCCAGCAACCTGCGAGCCCACAGCCGGACGCACTCGGCCCAGAGGCCCTTCCCCTGCCCCCTGTGCGGCAAGAGCTTCAGGAGCAAGGTGGGGCTGGCCCAGCACGGCCCGGTCCACAGCGGTGCCAAGCCGTTCGTCTGCCCGACCTGCGGCCTCGCCTTCGGACTCAAGTACAACCTGCTGCGCCACCAGCGGCTTCACAGCTCTGAGAAGGCGTACCGCTGCTCAGACTGCGGGGAGAGCTTCTCCGGAGCCTGGGGGTTGAAGAAGCACTCGCTGGTCCACGGCGCCACCATGCCCTTCATGTGCGACCTCTGTGGGAAGACCTTCTTCTACAATTGTCAGCTGCTGAAGCACCAGCAGGTGGCGCACAGgagcccagcagggggcgggggcggcggcggcggcggcggcaccaGGAGAAGGCGGGCGGGCGCGGCGGCGGGGGGTGGGTTCAGCTGCCCGGTGTGTGTCAAGAGCTTCAGCAGCGCCGGCTCCCTGAAGACCCACCAGAAGAGCCACGACGCGCACAAGGAGTTCAGCTGCTCCGTCTGCGAGCGCAGCTTCCACCTCAAGCACCAGTACCTGTACCACCTGCGGCAGCACAGCGGGGAGCGGCCTCACGCCTGCTCCGAGTGCCCCCGGGCCTTCTACCTGCGGAGCCAGCTGCTCCTCCACCGGCGGCTCCACAGCGGCGAGCGGCCGCACGCCTGCCTGAGCTGCGGCAAGAGCTTCCGCACGCCGCAGAACTACCAGCGGCACCTGCGCGTTCACACGGGCGAGCGGCCGTACGAGTGCTCCGTCTGCGGTCGGCGCTTCCGCCAGTCCAACCAGCTCAAGTCgcacatgcagacgcacacggGCGTCAAGCTGTACCCCTGCGGCCGCTGCAGCCGCGGGTTCTCCGACTCCAGGCAGCTCAAGAAGCACAGCTGCCCCGACCAGGGCCCGAACAAGGACTCAGGAACCTCCCTAGGAACTTGA